Proteins from a genomic interval of Piscinibacter sp. HJYY11:
- a CDS encoding hydantoinase B/oxoprolinase family protein — MTTTRWQFWIDRGGTFTDVVGRAPDGALHTLKMLSENPEQYADAAVEGIRRLLGLKAGELITPERVDCVKMGTTVATNALLERKGDRTLLVTTKGFRDALRIALQARPKLFERHIVLPELLYERVIEADERVGAHGDEVQALDKAALQLQLQQAYADGLRACAIVFMHGYRYCAHEEVAEQLARDVGFTQISVSHKVSPLMKLVSRGDTTVVDAYLSPILRRYVDQVAQQMPGVPLFFMQSSGGLTEAQRFQGKDAILSGPAGGIVGMVRTAVEGGHQKVIGFDMGGTSTDVSHYAGEFERAFETQVAGVRMRAPMMSIHTVAAGGGSIISFDGARLRVGPESAGANPGPASYRRGGPLATTDANVMLGKIQPDHFPKVFGPQANESLDREVVVERFAKMAREMSEASARRISPEEVASGALQIAVANMANAIKRISVARGYDVTGYTLQCFGGAGGQHACAVADALGMTRVFAHPLAGVLSAYGMGLADQIAMRERSVEQDLDDAGLQAARHIAAELAQQARDELGHQGVADTNVHTISRLQVRYAGTDTALTCGLPSELPAAQAIAAVRDEFERSYQQRFAFLMPDRKLVIEAVAVEAVAPGERTSASHHMSMETSHTPAPIAQVQMYCQADEAPAGWRSAALHVRESLNPGATIDGPAVIAEKNATTVVEPGWQARLTAGESLELRRVKPRTSSHAVGTTADPVMLEVFNNLFMNIAEQMGLRLQNTAYSVNIKERLDFSCALFDASGSLIANAPHMPVHLGSMSESIRTVIEHNPGMRPGDVYVLNNPYNGGTHLPDITVVTPVYLEPKDTKPSFYVASRGHHADIGGTTPGSMPPFSTTIEEEGVLIDNFKLVAEGRLREKELLELLGSGRYPSRNPQQNLADLRAQIAANEKGVQELKAMVAQYGRETVAAYMAHVQNNAEESVRRVITALRDGEFTLPLDNGAVIRVKVSVNAKARSAKVDFTGTSAQLANNFNAPRSITMAAVLYVFRTLVDDEIPLNAGCLKPIEVVVPEGCMLNPRHPAAVVAGNVETSMCVTNALYGALGVMAASQCTMNNFTFGNDTYQYYETISGGSGAGPGFAGTSVVQTHMTNSRLTDPEVLEFRYPVRLDSYEIRANSGGAGQWVGGNGGVRRVRFLEPMTASILSNGREHPAFGMQGGQPGALGKNRVERADGSIEALPHIGQAEMQAGDVFVIETPGGGGYGEPLNP; from the coding sequence ATGACCACGACACGCTGGCAGTTCTGGATCGACCGAGGCGGCACCTTCACCGACGTGGTGGGCCGCGCCCCTGATGGTGCGCTGCACACGCTCAAGATGCTTTCCGAGAACCCGGAGCAGTACGCCGACGCCGCCGTCGAAGGCATCCGCCGCTTGCTGGGCTTGAAGGCTGGTGAACTCATCACACCCGAGCGGGTGGATTGCGTGAAGATGGGCACGACGGTGGCCACCAACGCGCTGCTCGAGCGCAAAGGCGACCGCACGCTGCTCGTCACGACCAAGGGCTTCCGCGACGCGCTGCGCATCGCGCTGCAGGCCCGCCCCAAACTGTTCGAACGCCACATCGTGTTGCCCGAGTTGCTGTACGAGCGGGTGATCGAAGCCGACGAGCGTGTCGGCGCACATGGCGACGAGGTGCAAGCACTCGACAAGGCCGCGCTGCAGCTGCAACTGCAGCAGGCGTATGCCGACGGGCTGCGCGCCTGCGCCATCGTCTTCATGCACGGCTACCGCTACTGTGCGCACGAAGAAGTCGCCGAGCAGCTGGCGCGCGACGTGGGCTTCACGCAGATCTCGGTGTCCCACAAGGTCAGCCCCTTGATGAAGCTCGTGTCGCGCGGCGACACCACGGTGGTCGACGCCTACCTCTCGCCCATCCTGCGCCGCTACGTCGACCAGGTGGCGCAGCAGATGCCCGGCGTGCCCCTCTTCTTCATGCAAAGCTCGGGTGGCCTCACCGAGGCGCAGCGCTTCCAGGGCAAGGACGCCATCCTCTCCGGCCCGGCCGGCGGCATCGTCGGCATGGTGCGCACCGCCGTCGAAGGCGGTCACCAGAAGGTGATCGGCTTCGACATGGGCGGCACCTCCACCGACGTGAGCCACTACGCGGGCGAGTTCGAGCGCGCCTTCGAGACGCAGGTGGCCGGCGTGCGCATGCGCGCGCCGATGATGAGCATCCACACCGTCGCGGCGGGTGGCGGCTCGATCATCAGCTTCGACGGGGCACGGCTGCGTGTCGGCCCGGAATCGGCCGGTGCGAACCCTGGCCCGGCGAGCTACCGGCGCGGCGGGCCGCTCGCGACCACCGATGCGAACGTGATGTTGGGCAAGATCCAGCCCGATCACTTCCCCAAGGTGTTCGGCCCTCAAGCAAACGAATCACTCGACCGCGAGGTGGTGGTGGAGCGCTTCGCCAAGATGGCACGCGAAATGAGCGAGGCCAGCGCCCGCCGCATCTCGCCGGAAGAAGTGGCCAGCGGCGCACTGCAGATCGCGGTGGCCAACATGGCGAACGCGATCAAGCGCATCTCGGTCGCGCGCGGCTACGACGTCACCGGCTACACGCTGCAATGTTTCGGCGGCGCCGGCGGGCAGCACGCCTGCGCGGTGGCCGATGCACTCGGCATGACCCGCGTGTTCGCGCACCCGCTGGCGGGCGTGCTGTCGGCCTACGGCATGGGCCTGGCCGACCAGATCGCGATGCGTGAGCGCTCCGTCGAGCAGGACCTGGACGACGCCGGGCTCCAGGCAGCGCGCCACATCGCCGCCGAGCTGGCGCAGCAGGCCCGCGATGAACTCGGCCATCAGGGCGTTGCCGACACGAACGTGCACACCATCTCACGCCTGCAGGTGCGCTACGCCGGCACCGACACCGCACTCACCTGCGGTCTGCCCAGCGAATTGCCCGCGGCGCAAGCCATCGCCGCGGTGCGCGACGAATTCGAGCGTTCCTACCAGCAGCGCTTCGCCTTCCTGATGCCCGACCGCAAGCTCGTGATCGAGGCGGTGGCCGTCGAAGCCGTTGCGCCCGGCGAGCGCACGTCGGCGTCGCACCACATGTCGATGGAAACCTCGCACACGCCCGCACCCATCGCCCAGGTGCAGATGTACTGCCAGGCCGACGAAGCGCCGGCCGGCTGGCGAAGCGCCGCGCTGCACGTGCGCGAATCGCTGAACCCCGGCGCCACGATCGACGGCCCGGCCGTCATCGCCGAGAAGAACGCGACCACGGTCGTCGAGCCCGGCTGGCAGGCGCGCCTCACCGCCGGCGAGAGCCTGGAACTGCGACGCGTCAAGCCGCGCACCAGCTCGCATGCGGTGGGCACGACCGCCGACCCGGTGATGCTGGAGGTCTTCAACAACCTCTTCATGAACATCGCCGAGCAGATGGGACTGCGCCTGCAGAACACCGCCTACTCGGTGAACATCAAGGAGCGGCTCGACTTCTCGTGCGCGCTCTTCGACGCGAGCGGCAGCCTCATCGCCAACGCGCCGCACATGCCGGTGCACCTGGGCTCGATGAGCGAATCGATCCGCACGGTGATCGAGCACAACCCCGGCATGCGCCCGGGCGACGTCTACGTGCTCAACAACCCGTACAACGGCGGCACGCACCTGCCCGACATCACCGTCGTGACACCGGTGTACCTGGAGCCGAAGGACACGAAGCCCTCGTTCTACGTCGCCTCGCGCGGCCACCATGCCGACATCGGCGGCACCACGCCCGGCTCGATGCCCCCCTTCTCGACCACCATCGAGGAAGAAGGCGTGCTGATCGACAACTTCAAGCTGGTGGCCGAAGGCCGGCTGCGCGAGAAGGAGCTGCTGGAATTGCTCGGCTCGGGCCGCTACCCCTCGCGCAACCCGCAGCAGAACCTGGCCGACCTGCGCGCGCAGATCGCCGCCAACGAGAAGGGCGTGCAGGAGCTGAAGGCCATGGTCGCGCAGTACGGCCGCGAGACGGTGGCCGCCTACATGGCCCACGTGCAGAACAACGCCGAGGAGTCGGTGCGGCGCGTGATCACCGCGCTGCGTGACGGCGAGTTCACCTTGCCGCTCGACAACGGCGCGGTGATCCGAGTGAAGGTGAGCGTCAACGCCAAGGCGCGCAGTGCGAAGGTCGACTTCACCGGCACCAGCGCGCAGCTCGCCAACAACTTCAACGCGCCACGCTCGATCACGATGGCGGCGGTGCTCTACGTCTTCCGCACGCTGGTCGACGACGAGATCCCGCTCAACGCCGGTTGCTTGAAGCCCATCGAGGTGGTCGTGCCCGAAGGCTGCATGCTCAACCCACGCCACCCGGCGGCGGTGGTGGCCGGCAACGTCGAGACCTCGATGTGCGTGACGAATGCGCTCTACGGCGCGCTCGGCGTGATGGCCGCGAGCCAGTGCACGATGAACAACTTCACCTTCGGCAACGACACCTACCAGTACTACGAGACCATCTCCGGCGGCTCGGGCGCCGGCCCGGGCTTCGCGGGCACGAGCGTCGTGCAGACGCACATGACCAACTCGCGTCTCACCGACCCCGAGGTGCTGGAGTTCCGCTACCCGGTGCGGCTCGACAGCTACGAGATCCGCGCCAACTCCGGCGGCGCCGGCCAATGGGTGGGTGGCAACGGCGGCGTGCGGCGTGTGCGCTTCCTCGAGCCGATGACGGCCTCGATCCTCAGCAACGGCCGCGAGCACCCGGCCTTCGGCATGCAGGGCGGCCAGCCCGGCGCACTGGGCAAGAACCGGGTGGAACGTGCTGACGGAAGCATTGAAGCGCTGCCGCACATCGGCCAGGCCGAGATGCAGGCCGGCGACGTGTTCGTGATCGAGACGCCGGGCGGTGGCGGCTACGGCGAGCCGCTCAACCCCTGA
- the lipB gene encoding lipoyl(octanoyl) transferase LipB gives MRGRVDYATTVDEMRAFTETRGPDTPDEIWLCEHAPVFTQGIAGKDEHVLLAGDVPVVHTNRGGQVTYHGPGQVVAYPLIDLKRLNIFVKEYVYRLEHCVLKTLESFGVTGHRVAGAPGIYVKLGDPFGHSALTGPSARPFDGLGKIAALGIKVSRHCTYHGVALNVAMDLSPFSSINPCGYAGLATVDLATLGVRTDWNTVAERLGDKLAAHLS, from the coding sequence ATGCGCGGGCGTGTGGACTACGCGACGACCGTCGACGAGATGCGGGCCTTCACCGAGACGCGCGGCCCCGACACGCCCGATGAGATCTGGTTGTGCGAGCACGCACCCGTCTTCACGCAAGGCATCGCGGGCAAGGACGAGCACGTGCTCCTGGCCGGCGATGTGCCGGTGGTGCACACCAACCGCGGCGGCCAGGTCACCTACCACGGCCCCGGCCAGGTGGTGGCCTACCCCTTGATCGACCTGAAGCGGCTCAACATCTTCGTCAAGGAATACGTCTACCGGCTCGAGCACTGCGTGCTCAAGACGCTCGAAAGCTTCGGCGTCACCGGCCACCGCGTGGCAGGCGCGCCCGGCATCTACGTGAAGCTGGGCGACCCGTTCGGGCATTCGGCACTCACCGGCCCGAGTGCACGCCCGTTCGATGGCCTGGGCAAGATCGCCGCGCTCGGCATCAAGGTGAGCCGCCACTGCACGTACCACGGTGTCGCGCTCAACGTGGCCATGGATTTGTCGCCCTTCTCCAGCATCAACCCTTGCGGCTACGCCGGGCTCGCGACGGTTGATCTGGCTACACTGGGCGTCCGCACCGACTGGAACACCGTGGCCGAGCGACTTGGTGACAAGCTCGCGGCCCACCTGAGCTGA
- a CDS encoding YbeD family protein, giving the protein MKTIPPEESLIEYPSKFPLKVMGENVDGFVHAVTQVAKNFDPGFDASTVEMRPSSGGKYLGVTITITATSREQLDELYRTLTTHPMVKVVL; this is encoded by the coding sequence ATGAAAACCATTCCCCCCGAAGAATCGCTGATCGAGTACCCGTCGAAGTTCCCGCTCAAGGTGATGGGCGAGAACGTCGACGGCTTCGTGCACGCCGTCACGCAGGTCGCGAAGAACTTCGATCCAGGCTTCGACGCGTCGACCGTCGAGATGCGCCCAAGCAGCGGCGGCAAGTACCTCGGCGTCACCATCACCATCACCGCCACCAGCCGTGAGCAGCTCGACGAGCTGTACCGCACGCTCACCACGCACCCCATGGTCAAGGTGGTGCTGTAA
- a CDS encoding TRAP transporter large permease, with protein MDTAIAAIVLLVIMLALLAGGFWIAMTLAACGWVGQAFFTSTTPGKNLFSAFWESNASWELAALPLFIWMGEILFRTKLSEQMFSGLSPWLGRVPGRLFHTTVLGCGIFGSVSGSSAATCATISKVALPELKKRGYDERIALGSLATAGTLGILIPPSITMVVYAVAADASIIRVFLAGFLPGLLLMLLFSGYIAIWSTKNRDRMPAAEPATTFAEKLRQSRHLIPCALLIVFVGWALISGIATATECAAYGAMGSLILAAASRSLTWENFRDSLMGAARTSCMIAFVLAGASFLSKTMAFTGIPRELAEWVDAMNLPPAGLIAILVAVYLVLGTALDGISMIVLTAAIVLPMVQKAGFDLVWFGIFVVLLVEIAEVTPPVGFNLFVLQNMTGKDSNIIARAALPFFGCLVVCIVLITAFPQIVTVLPDLVMGVQR; from the coding sequence ATGGACACTGCAATCGCAGCCATCGTGCTGCTGGTGATCATGCTCGCCCTGCTGGCGGGCGGCTTCTGGATCGCGATGACGCTGGCCGCCTGCGGCTGGGTCGGCCAGGCCTTCTTCACCAGCACCACGCCGGGCAAGAACCTCTTCTCCGCGTTCTGGGAGAGCAACGCGAGCTGGGAACTGGCCGCGCTGCCGCTCTTCATCTGGATGGGCGAGATCCTTTTCCGCACCAAGCTGTCGGAGCAGATGTTCAGCGGCCTGAGCCCCTGGCTCGGGCGGGTGCCGGGGCGGCTGTTCCACACCACGGTGCTCGGCTGCGGGATCTTCGGCTCGGTGTCGGGCTCGTCGGCCGCCACCTGCGCCACCATCAGCAAGGTGGCGCTGCCCGAGCTCAAGAAGCGCGGCTATGACGAGCGCATTGCCCTGGGCTCGCTGGCCACCGCCGGCACGCTGGGCATCCTGATCCCGCCGTCGATCACGATGGTGGTCTACGCGGTGGCGGCCGATGCGTCGATCATCCGCGTCTTCCTTGCCGGCTTCCTGCCCGGACTGCTGCTGATGCTGCTGTTCTCGGGCTACATCGCGATCTGGAGCACGAAGAACCGCGACCGCATGCCCGCCGCCGAGCCGGCGACGACCTTTGCCGAGAAGCTGCGCCAGTCGCGCCACCTGATCCCGTGCGCGCTGCTGATCGTCTTCGTCGGCTGGGCCCTGATCTCGGGCATCGCCACCGCCACCGAATGCGCGGCCTACGGCGCGATGGGCTCGCTCATCCTGGCCGCGGCCAGCCGCTCGCTCACCTGGGAGAACTTCCGCGACAGCCTGATGGGTGCGGCCCGCACGAGCTGCATGATCGCCTTCGTGCTCGCCGGTGCCTCATTCCTCTCGAAGACGATGGCCTTCACCGGCATCCCGCGCGAGCTGGCCGAGTGGGTCGATGCGATGAACCTGCCGCCGGCCGGCCTGATCGCCATCCTGGTCGCCGTCTACCTGGTGCTGGGTACCGCGCTCGACGGCATCAGCATGATCGTGCTCACCGCCGCCATCGTGCTGCCGATGGTGCAGAAGGCCGGCTTCGACCTGGTGTGGTTCGGCATCTTCGTGGTGCTGCTGGTCGAGATCGCGGAAGTGACGCCGCCGGTTGGCTTCAACCTCTTCGTGCTGCAGAACATGACCGGCAAAGACAGCAACATCATCGCCCGCGCGGCCTTGCCCTTTTTCGGCTGCCTCGTGGTGTGTATCGTGCTCATCACCGCCTTCCCGCAGATCGTCACCGTGCTGCCCGACCTGGTGATGGGCGTACAACGCTGA
- a CDS encoding DUF4331 domain-containing protein — MQPSSFKTAPLVAAALLAVCGTTTLHASSHREAPFITTSPKVDGTDFYMFRSYETGRSAYTTLIANYMPLQDAYGGPNYFSMDPNALYEIHIDNDGDAREDLTFQFRFQNKLRDTSGKTLTVGGEEVAIPLIQFGQVANVQDANLNLSESFTLTVVRGDRRRGNAQAVTNYVNGATVFDKPVDNIGVKTIPDYATYAGRHVYTINIPGCSAPGKVFVGQRKDPFAVNLGTIFDLVNAPVNVITDRQFANAAPNTIDDKNVTSLALEVPTACLTQGNEPVIGGWTTASLRQVRLLDPTPRAGHQTTEKPGGAWTQVSRLGMPLVNEVVIGLKDKDRFNSAKPVNDGQFLTYVTKPTLPKLLEIALATPNIAPTNYPRTDLVTTFLTGIAGVNQPRNAVPSEMLRLNTTTTPVPLANQNTLGVVGNILAGGNDMAGYPNGRRPNDDVVDISLIAVMGGLCVANGDNNALGFGTACRPSAAPLGTTAFQLHDAVDQSRATLLPGFPYLATPIGGTR, encoded by the coding sequence ATGCAACCCTCTTCCTTCAAGACCGCGCCGCTGGTCGCCGCCGCCCTGCTCGCGGTGTGTGGCACGACGACGCTTCACGCCTCCAGCCACCGCGAAGCGCCCTTCATCACCACCTCGCCCAAGGTGGACGGGACCGACTTCTACATGTTCCGCAGCTACGAGACCGGCCGCAGCGCCTACACCACGCTGATCGCCAACTACATGCCGCTGCAGGACGCCTACGGCGGCCCCAACTACTTCTCGATGGACCCGAACGCGCTCTACGAGATCCACATCGACAACGATGGCGATGCGCGCGAAGACCTCACCTTCCAGTTCCGCTTCCAGAACAAGCTGCGCGACACCTCCGGCAAGACGCTCACCGTCGGCGGCGAGGAAGTGGCGATTCCGCTGATCCAGTTCGGCCAGGTCGCCAACGTGCAGGACGCCAACCTCAACCTCAGCGAGAGCTTCACGCTCACCGTCGTGCGCGGCGATCGCCGCCGCGGCAATGCACAGGCCGTGACCAACTACGTGAACGGGGCCACCGTCTTCGACAAGCCGGTCGACAACATCGGCGTGAAGACGATTCCCGACTACGCCACCTACGCCGGCCGCCATGTCTACACCATCAACATCCCCGGTTGCAGCGCCCCGGGCAAGGTGTTCGTCGGCCAGCGCAAGGACCCGTTCGCCGTCAACCTGGGCACCATCTTCGACCTGGTGAACGCGCCGGTGAACGTGATCACCGATCGCCAGTTCGCCAATGCAGCGCCCAACACCATCGACGACAAGAACGTCACCTCGCTCGCGCTCGAAGTGCCCACCGCCTGCCTGACGCAAGGCAACGAGCCGGTGATCGGCGGCTGGACGACCGCGAGCCTGCGCCAGGTGCGCCTGCTCGACCCGACCCCGCGCGCCGGCCACCAGACGACCGAAAAGCCTGGCGGCGCCTGGACGCAGGTCTCGCGCCTGGGCATGCCACTCGTCAACGAGGTGGTGATCGGCCTGAAGGACAAGGACCGATTCAACAGCGCCAAGCCGGTCAACGACGGCCAGTTCCTCACCTACGTGACCAAGCCCACGCTGCCCAAGCTGCTGGAGATCGCGCTCGCCACGCCCAACATCGCCCCCACCAACTACCCGCGGACCGATCTCGTGACCACCTTCCTCACCGGCATCGCCGGCGTGAACCAGCCGCGCAACGCCGTGCCCTCGGAGATGCTGCGCCTGAACACGACCACGACCCCGGTGCCGCTGGCCAACCAGAACACGCTCGGCGTGGTGGGCAACATCCTTGCGGGCGGCAACGACATGGCGGGTTACCCCAACGGCCGCCGTCCGAACGACGACGTGGTGGATATCTCGCTGATCGCGGTCATGGGCGGGCTGTGCGTGGCCAACGGCGACAACAACGCGCTCGGTTTCGGCACGGCCTGCCGCCCGTCGGCGGCGCCGCTCGGCACCACCGCCTTCCAGCTGCACGACGCAGTCGACCAGTCGCGCGCCACGCTGCTGCCCGGCTTCCCCTACCTGGCGACGCCCATCGGCGGCACGCGTTGA
- a CDS encoding TRAP transporter small permease, translating to MSTVMSAISASPTARTGRWRQWLDATYLGAGALGAASVLAIAVLMIWQTVMRLAGHSTGAANDIVAWLAAAAAFLTMAHAFKHGDFVRVTVLLDRLSAPWRRRFEMASLALGIVATGYLAWWACAATYESWLFHDIAQGLLPLPMWIPQSSFAAGAMLLLVAVLDELVLVCRGEEPTYARLARERHAAGDYSSDI from the coding sequence ATGAGCACCGTGATGTCGGCGATCAGCGCTTCTCCCACGGCCCGCACCGGCCGCTGGCGCCAGTGGCTCGACGCCACTTACCTGGGCGCCGGTGCACTCGGTGCCGCCTCGGTGCTCGCCATCGCGGTGCTGATGATCTGGCAGACGGTGATGCGGCTGGCCGGCCACTCGACCGGTGCCGCCAACGACATCGTCGCGTGGCTGGCCGCTGCGGCGGCCTTCCTCACGATGGCCCACGCATTCAAGCACGGCGACTTCGTGCGCGTCACCGTGCTGCTCGACCGCCTGAGCGCCCCATGGCGCCGCCGCTTCGAGATGGCCTCGCTGGCGCTCGGCATCGTTGCCACCGGCTACCTCGCCTGGTGGGCCTGCGCGGCCACCTACGAGAGCTGGCTCTTCCACGACATCGCGCAAGGCCTGCTGCCGCTGCCGATGTGGATCCCGCAATCGAGCTTCGCGGCGGGCGCCATGCTGCTGCTCGTGGCCGTGCTCGACGAACTGGTGCTCGTGTGCCGCGGCGAAGAGCCGACCTATGCCCGACTCGCCCGCGAGCGCCACGCCGCCGGCGACTATTCCTCCGACATCTGA
- a CDS encoding D-amino acid aminotransferase, translating to MAAFPPSLADSLCYLNGEFLPLRDAKVSVLDRGFLFGDGIYEVLPVYNRRFFRFEEHMARLGRGLAKVRIANPHSAVRWLELCRELVAGQAEDDQAVYLQVTRGVAPRNHVMPVDVEPTVFMMSNPLVQPSPEERHRGVACVTARDFRWERGDLKSVSLLGNVLARQMSADHGAAETILLRDGFLTEASASNVWVVHEGAVLGPPKSEHVLEGIRYELIRELCEEEGIAFNLRPVAEADLLAADEVMLSSAAKEVLPVTQIDGEPVGHGALRGKPGPIYARLYEAYQRAKRTQSL from the coding sequence ATGGCCGCGTTTCCCCCCAGCCTGGCCGACAGCCTGTGCTACCTGAACGGCGAGTTCCTGCCCTTGCGTGATGCCAAGGTCTCGGTGCTCGACCGCGGCTTCCTCTTCGGTGACGGCATCTACGAAGTGCTGCCGGTCTACAACCGGCGCTTCTTCCGCTTCGAGGAGCACATGGCGCGGCTTGGCCGCGGGCTTGCCAAGGTGCGCATCGCCAACCCCCACAGCGCCGTGCGCTGGCTGGAGCTGTGCCGCGAGCTCGTGGCCGGCCAGGCCGAGGACGACCAGGCTGTCTACCTGCAGGTGACCCGCGGCGTGGCGCCGCGCAACCATGTGATGCCGGTCGACGTGGAGCCGACCGTCTTCATGATGAGCAACCCGCTGGTGCAGCCGAGCCCGGAGGAGCGGCACCGCGGCGTGGCCTGCGTGACGGCGCGCGACTTCCGCTGGGAGCGTGGCGACCTCAAGTCGGTCTCGCTGCTGGGCAACGTGCTCGCGCGGCAGATGTCGGCCGACCATGGCGCCGCCGAGACCATCCTCCTGCGCGACGGCTTCCTCACCGAAGCCTCGGCCAGCAACGTGTGGGTGGTGCACGAAGGCGCGGTGCTCGGGCCGCCGAAGAGCGAGCACGTGCTGGAGGGCATCCGCTACGAGCTGATCCGCGAGCTGTGCGAAGAAGAGGGCATCGCCTTCAACCTGCGCCCGGTGGCCGAGGCCGACCTGCTGGCGGCCGACGAGGTGATGCTCAGCTCGGCCGCGAAGGAAGTGCTGCCCGTGACCCAGATCGACGGCGAGCCGGTGGGCCATGGCGCCTTGCGCGGCAAGCCCGGGCCCATATATGCCCGTCTGTACGAGGCCTACCAGCGTGCCAAGCGCACGCAGTCTTTATGA
- the lipA gene encoding lipoyl synthase produces MSTDKVVHTAQDAASYDATAKQKSQAKTARIPIKIVPAEQLKKPDWIRVKAGSHNTRFYEIKQILREHKLHTVCEEASCPNIGECFGGGTATFMIMGDKCTRRCPFCDVGHGRPDPLDQDEPLNLAKTIAALKLNYVVITSVDRDDLRDGGAAHFVECIQRVRELSPKTRIEILTPDFRGRMDRALEILKAAPPDVMNHNLETAPRLYKEARPGSDYAYSLNLLKRFKEFAPHVPTKSGIMVGLGETDEEILQVMRDMREHDIDMLTIGQYLAPSGHHLPVRRYVHPDTFKMYEEEAHKMGFTHAAVGALVRSSYHADQQAHQAGVSIPA; encoded by the coding sequence ATGTCCACCGACAAGGTCGTCCACACCGCCCAAGACGCGGCCTCCTACGACGCCACCGCCAAGCAGAAGTCGCAGGCCAAGACCGCACGCATCCCGATCAAGATCGTGCCGGCCGAGCAACTGAAGAAGCCCGACTGGATCCGCGTCAAGGCGGGCTCGCACAACACCCGCTTCTACGAGATCAAGCAGATCCTGCGCGAGCACAAGCTGCACACGGTGTGCGAAGAAGCCTCGTGCCCCAACATCGGTGAATGCTTCGGCGGCGGCACGGCGACCTTCATGATCATGGGCGACAAGTGCACCCGTCGCTGCCCCTTCTGCGACGTGGGCCACGGCCGCCCCGACCCGCTCGACCAGGACGAGCCGCTGAATCTGGCGAAGACCATCGCCGCGCTCAAGCTCAACTACGTGGTGATCACGAGCGTCGACCGTGATGACTTGCGCGACGGGGGCGCGGCCCACTTCGTCGAATGCATCCAGCGTGTGCGCGAGCTGTCGCCCAAGACCCGCATCGAGATCCTCACGCCCGACTTCCGCGGCCGCATGGACCGCGCGCTCGAGATCCTGAAGGCGGCGCCGCCCGACGTGATGAACCACAACCTCGAGACCGCGCCGCGCCTCTACAAGGAAGCGCGCCCCGGCTCCGACTACGCCTACTCGCTCAACCTGCTCAAGCGCTTCAAGGAATTCGCGCCGCACGTGCCGACCAAGAGCGGCATCATGGTCGGCCTGGGCGAGACGGATGAGGAGATCCTGCAGGTGATGCGCGACATGCGCGAGCACGACATCGACATGCTCACGATCGGGCAGTACCTCGCGCCCTCGGGCCATCACCTGCCGGTGCGCCGCTACGTGCACCCCGACACCTTCAAGATGTACGAGGAAGAGGCCCACAAGATGGGCTTCACGCACGCCGCCGTGGGCGCGCTGGTGCGCAGCTCGTACCACGCCGACCAGCAGGCGCATCAGGCCGGGGTCAGCATCCCGGCCTGA